One stretch of Streptomyces hygroscopicus DNA includes these proteins:
- a CDS encoding nucleoside triphosphate pyrophosphohydrolase, translated as MAAHLRRHPGAGVSYVARVTAADSPVPAAAPTGRIVLLTTTHRVAPGLLSWPAWQALHGADRVLSGDPDHPQLPYLREAGVEVEPGSPAARELVDYCVAQGGRTAVVLTSAEGESELTDGLARLAGSGREAMPDLELLPGSYDLPGARLLDLVQVMDRIRAECPWSGTRTNEELVKYGIEEAYELVEAIEEGDREALLEELGDVLLQVVFHARIAQDDPEDPFSIDDVAGGIVDKLIHRHPHVFGDETAETAEDVQRHWLRTKAAEKQRDSVTEGVPLGQPALALTAKLASRARTAALDVALPDGAGVGYELLALAARAEADGVDPEAALRAAARAYRDAIRAAEGSAGR; from the coding sequence ATGGCTGCGCACCTCCGGCGGCACCCCGGAGCAGGCGTAAGTTACGTTGCAAGGGTGACCGCAGCCGACTCGCCCGTCCCCGCCGCCGCCCCTACCGGCCGTATCGTCCTCCTCACCACTACCCACCGGGTGGCGCCGGGGCTGCTGTCCTGGCCCGCCTGGCAGGCACTGCACGGCGCGGACCGGGTGCTCTCCGGCGATCCCGACCATCCGCAGCTCCCGTATCTGCGGGAGGCGGGCGTCGAGGTGGAGCCGGGCTCACCGGCCGCGCGCGAGCTGGTGGACTACTGCGTGGCCCAGGGCGGCCGCACGGCCGTCGTGCTCACCTCGGCCGAGGGCGAGTCCGAGCTGACCGACGGGCTGGCGCGGCTGGCCGGATCCGGCCGTGAGGCGATGCCGGACCTGGAGCTGCTGCCCGGTTCCTACGATCTGCCGGGCGCGCGGCTGCTCGATCTGGTGCAGGTCATGGACCGGATCCGCGCCGAGTGCCCGTGGAGCGGCACCCGGACCAACGAGGAGCTGGTGAAGTACGGCATCGAGGAGGCGTACGAACTCGTCGAGGCCATCGAGGAGGGCGACCGCGAGGCGCTGCTGGAGGAGCTCGGCGATGTGCTGCTGCAGGTCGTCTTCCACGCCCGGATCGCCCAGGACGACCCCGAGGACCCGTTCTCGATCGACGATGTGGCGGGCGGCATCGTGGACAAGCTGATCCACCGCCATCCGCATGTCTTCGGCGACGAGACCGCCGAGACCGCCGAGGACGTCCAGAGGCACTGGCTGCGGACCAAGGCGGCCGAGAAGCAACGCGATTCGGTCACCGAAGGGGTGCCACTCGGTCAGCCCGCGCTCGCGCTGACCGCCAAGCTGGCCTCTCGCGCCCGTACGGCCGCCCTCGACGTGGCCCTGCCGGACGGGGCGGGCGTCGGCTATGAGCTGTTGGCGCTCGCGGCGCGCGCCGAGGCGGACGGCGTGGACCCGGAGGCGGCGCTGCGCGCGGCGGCCCGTGCCTACCGTGACGCGATACGGGCGGCGGAGGGCTCCGCGGGGC
- a CDS encoding membrane protein gives MDTAATAPPGTGAERATAVTTGRTRLVARAGLLRHPRADPYWLALALFAAFTALSVCRFRRMATMSWDLGIFEQAIRAYAHFQAPIADLKGPGANILGDHFSPITALLGPVYRLFPGPVTLLVAQAALFAVSAVPVTRVAARLLGRGRGLAIGIAYGVSWGIQRAVDFDFHEICFAVPLIAFSLEAVIRGRWYPAMLWAAPLVFVKEDMGATVAAIGAVVWIRARRDPERGPRAVPLAVALMGFGVMVSALALGVVIPGFNGGGSYDYWDKVGSGGEQTGTIPFGTALRTLLWILLPTTGLLALRSPLLLAAVPTLGWRFLSHDDHYWGTDWHYNAVLMPVVLLALVDALDRTRATQRPWLASYARQLPAAVCGAALALSSSMPLYSLTQGATYDKPPQAGAVERLLDRIPDGATVEANVGPISRLTSRCRVLWVGATRDVQPDYIALQEPPERTVRQVVDYAGQLHPDTRYTPIGSTSGYFVLKRG, from the coding sequence ATGGACACGGCCGCAACCGCTCCGCCCGGCACCGGCGCCGAGAGGGCCACCGCCGTCACCACGGGGCGTACCCGGCTCGTCGCGCGAGCGGGTTTACTGCGGCATCCGCGGGCCGATCCGTACTGGCTGGCCCTCGCCCTCTTCGCCGCCTTCACGGCGCTGTCGGTCTGCCGCTTCCGCCGCATGGCCACCATGTCCTGGGACCTGGGCATCTTCGAGCAGGCGATACGGGCGTACGCGCACTTCCAGGCCCCCATAGCCGATCTCAAGGGCCCCGGCGCCAATATCCTCGGCGACCACTTCAGCCCCATCACGGCGCTGCTCGGGCCCGTCTACCGGCTCTTCCCCGGCCCTGTCACGCTGCTGGTCGCGCAGGCGGCGCTGTTCGCCGTCTCCGCCGTTCCCGTCACCCGCGTCGCCGCCCGGCTGCTGGGGCGCGGCCGGGGGCTCGCGATCGGCATCGCCTACGGGGTCTCCTGGGGCATCCAGCGCGCCGTGGACTTCGACTTCCACGAGATATGTTTCGCCGTTCCGCTCATCGCCTTCTCCCTGGAGGCGGTGATCCGGGGGCGCTGGTATCCGGCGATGCTGTGGGCCGCCCCGCTGGTCTTCGTCAAGGAGGACATGGGCGCCACCGTGGCCGCGATCGGCGCGGTCGTGTGGATCCGCGCCCGGCGCGACCCCGAGCGCGGCCCCCGCGCCGTTCCGCTCGCCGTCGCGCTGATGGGCTTCGGCGTCATGGTCTCGGCGCTCGCGCTCGGCGTCGTCATCCCCGGCTTCAACGGCGGGGGCTCGTACGACTACTGGGACAAGGTCGGCAGCGGCGGTGAGCAGACCGGCACGATCCCCTTCGGCACCGCGCTGCGCACCCTGCTGTGGATCCTGCTGCCGACCACCGGTCTGCTGGCGCTGCGCTCCCCGCTGCTGCTGGCCGCCGTGCCCACCCTCGGCTGGCGCTTCCTCTCCCACGACGACCACTACTGGGGCACCGACTGGCACTACAACGCGGTGCTGATGCCGGTCGTCCTGCTGGCCCTGGTGGACGCCCTGGACCGCACCCGCGCCACCCAGCGGCCCTGGCTCGCCTCGTACGCCCGTCAGCTGCCCGCCGCGGTGTGCGGCGCGGCCCTGGCGCTGTCGTCCTCCATGCCGCTGTACAGCCTCACCCAGGGCGCCACCTACGACAAGCCGCCGCAGGCCGGTGCGGTGGAGCGGCTGCTGGACCGGATCCCGGACGGGGCGACGGTGGAGGCCAACGTCGGGCCGATAAGCCGGCTCACCAGCCGCTGCCGGGTGCTGTGGGTCGGCGCCACGCGGGACGTACAGCCGGACTACATAGCCCTGCAGGAGCCGCCGGAGCGCACCGTGCGGCAGGTGGTCGACTACGCGGGGCAACTCCACCCGGACACGCGGTACACGCCCATCGGCTCCACCTCGGGCTACTTCGTCCTCAAGCGGGGCTGA
- a CDS encoding glyoxalase: MPEVTSYQPGTPCWIDLMIPDQRAALDFYSGLFGWEAEVGPPETGGYAMCTLKGKPVAGVMSAQSMSGEGPPPTVWTTYFCSADAQATSEAISRAGGTVLLPVMDVMDLGRMLVAADPLGAVFGVWQPLGFSGTGLVNEPGTLIWNELNTTDREAASAFYAEALGLESTPMEGAEGYFALSVDGRTVGGLQPLREGTPAEVPPHWLVYFAVEDADRSAAKVSAEGGTVLRPPYDMVAGRMSLVKDPQGAPFALIAPKPMS, from the coding sequence ATGCCCGAAGTCACGTCCTATCAGCCCGGAACGCCCTGCTGGATCGATCTGATGATCCCCGACCAACGGGCCGCACTGGACTTCTACTCCGGGCTGTTCGGCTGGGAGGCCGAGGTCGGCCCTCCGGAGACCGGCGGCTATGCGATGTGCACCCTGAAGGGCAAGCCCGTCGCGGGGGTCATGTCCGCGCAGTCGATGTCCGGGGAGGGCCCGCCGCCGACGGTGTGGACCACCTACTTCTGCTCCGCCGACGCCCAGGCCACCTCGGAGGCCATCAGCCGGGCCGGCGGCACCGTGCTGCTGCCGGTCATGGACGTGATGGACCTCGGGCGGATGCTGGTGGCGGCCGATCCGCTGGGGGCCGTCTTCGGCGTCTGGCAGCCGCTCGGCTTCTCCGGCACGGGCCTCGTCAACGAGCCGGGCACGCTGATCTGGAACGAGCTCAACACCACCGACCGGGAGGCGGCTTCGGCCTTCTACGCGGAGGCGCTGGGCCTGGAGTCGACCCCGATGGAGGGCGCCGAGGGCTACTTCGCGCTCTCCGTCGACGGCCGCACGGTCGGCGGGCTCCAGCCGCTGCGGGAAGGGACGCCGGCGGAGGTGCCCCCGCACTGGCTGGTCTACTTCGCCGTCGAGGACGCCGACCGCTCCGCGGCCAAGGTGTCCGCGGAGGGCGGCACGGTCCTCCGCCCGCCGTACGACATGGTCGCGGGCCGGATGTCCCTGGTGAAGGACCCGCAGGGGGCGCCGTTCGCCCTCATCGCCCCGAAGCCCATGAGCTGA
- a CDS encoding histidine ammonia-lyase → MDMHSVVVGTSGTTADDVIAVARGAARVEVSEAALDAVSASRQVIDDLAAKPEPVYGVSTGFGALAVRHISPELRAQLQRNIVRSHAAGMGARVEREVVRALMFLRLKTLASGRTGVRPVVVGTMAAILNAGITPVVHEYGSLGCSGDLAPLSHCALTLMGEGEAEGPDGAVRPAAELLAEHGIEPVELREKEGLALLNGTDGMLGMLIMACADLARLFTVADVTAALSLEALLGTDRVLAPELHAIRPHPGQAASAANMLRVLEGSGLTGHHQDDAPRVQDAYSIRCAPQVAGAGRDTLAHARLVADRELASAVDNPVVLPDGRVESNGNFHGAPVAYVLDFLAIAAADLASIAERRTDRLLDKNRSHGLPPFLAGDPGVDSGLMIAQYTQAALVSEMKRLAVPASVDSIPSSAMQEDHVSMGWSAARKLRTAVDNLARVLAVELVAATRGVELREGLEPAPASRAVLAAVRRAGVEGPGGDRYLAPDLAAADAFVRSGELIEAVESVTGRLD, encoded by the coding sequence ATGGATATGCACTCTGTGGTCGTGGGGACGTCCGGAACGACCGCCGACGATGTCATCGCCGTGGCGCGCGGCGCCGCCCGGGTCGAGGTCTCCGAGGCGGCACTCGACGCCGTCTCGGCCTCACGGCAGGTGATCGACGATCTCGCCGCCAAGCCCGAGCCCGTCTACGGCGTCTCCACCGGCTTCGGCGCGCTCGCCGTACGCCACATCAGCCCCGAGCTCCGCGCCCAGCTGCAGCGCAACATCGTCCGTTCGCACGCCGCCGGCATGGGCGCGCGGGTCGAGCGCGAGGTCGTGCGGGCGCTGATGTTCCTGCGGCTGAAGACGCTCGCGTCCGGCCGTACCGGGGTCCGGCCCGTCGTGGTCGGCACGATGGCCGCGATCCTCAACGCGGGGATCACCCCCGTGGTGCACGAATACGGCTCACTGGGCTGCTCCGGGGACCTCGCGCCGCTGTCCCACTGCGCCCTGACCCTGATGGGCGAGGGCGAGGCCGAGGGCCCCGACGGGGCCGTGCGGCCGGCCGCCGAGCTGCTGGCCGAGCACGGCATCGAGCCGGTCGAGCTCCGCGAGAAGGAGGGGCTCGCGCTCCTCAACGGCACCGACGGGATGCTCGGCATGCTGATCATGGCCTGTGCCGATCTCGCCCGGCTGTTCACCGTCGCCGATGTGACCGCCGCCCTCTCGCTGGAGGCGCTGCTCGGCACCGACCGCGTCCTCGCGCCCGAGCTCCACGCCATCCGCCCCCACCCGGGGCAGGCCGCCAGCGCCGCCAACATGCTGCGGGTGCTGGAGGGTTCGGGGCTCACCGGGCACCACCAGGACGACGCGCCGCGCGTCCAGGACGCGTACTCGATCCGCTGCGCCCCGCAGGTCGCGGGCGCCGGCCGGGACACCCTCGCGCACGCCCGGCTGGTCGCTGACCGCGAGCTGGCCTCCGCCGTGGACAACCCCGTCGTCCTGCCGGACGGGCGGGTGGAGTCCAACGGCAACTTCCACGGCGCCCCCGTGGCGTATGTCCTGGACTTCCTGGCCATCGCGGCGGCCGACCTCGCCTCGATCGCCGAGCGCCGCACCGACCGGCTGCTGGACAAGAACCGCTCCCACGGCCTGCCGCCCTTCCTGGCCGGCGACCCGGGCGTGGACTCGGGGCTGATGATCGCCCAGTACACCCAGGCGGCGCTGGTCAGCGAGATGAAGCGGCTGGCGGTGCCTGCCTCGGTCGACTCCATCCCGTCCTCCGCGATGCAGGAGGACCATGTCTCGATGGGCTGGTCGGCGGCGCGCAAGCTGCGTACGGCGGTGGACAACCTGGCCCGCGTGCTGGCCGTCGAGCTGGTCGCCGCCACCCGCGGTGTCGAGCTGCGCGAGGGGCTGGAGCCCGCGCCCGCGAGCCGGGCGGTGCTGGCGGCGGTGCGCCGGGCGGGCGTCGAGGGGCCGGGCGGGGACCGCTATCTGGCGCCCGACTTGGCGGCGGCGGACGCGTTCGTACGATCCGGAGAGCTGATCGAGGCCGTGGAGTCGGTGACGGGCCGCCTGGACTGA
- a CDS encoding enoyl-CoA hydratase translates to MSEQRYGEWVAVRKDGFVAELVLDRPKAMNAVSSEMARCITAACAALSEDRDVRAVVLTSTHERAFCVGADLKERNSLSDAEMLRHRPVSRAAYTGVLELPMPAIAAVHGYALGGGFELALSCDVIVADPTAVVGLPEVSVGVIPGGGGTQLLPRRVGAARAAELIFSARRVAAAEAHGLGLVDRLAAEGADRAEALELARGIAANSPVGVRAAKKALRLGQGLDLRAGLEVEDAAWRTVAFSGDRAEGVAAFNEKRSPDWPGE, encoded by the coding sequence ATGAGTGAGCAGCGGTACGGGGAGTGGGTCGCGGTCCGTAAGGACGGCTTCGTGGCCGAGCTGGTGCTGGACCGGCCCAAGGCCATGAACGCCGTCTCCTCCGAGATGGCGCGCTGCATCACGGCGGCCTGCGCGGCACTGTCCGAGGACCGTGACGTCCGGGCCGTCGTGCTGACCTCGACCCATGAGCGGGCCTTCTGCGTGGGCGCGGACCTCAAGGAGCGCAACTCGCTCTCCGACGCCGAGATGCTGCGGCATCGGCCGGTCTCCCGCGCCGCCTACACCGGGGTGCTGGAGCTGCCGATGCCCGCCATCGCCGCGGTGCACGGCTATGCGCTGGGCGGCGGCTTCGAGCTGGCCCTGTCCTGTGACGTGATCGTCGCCGACCCCACCGCCGTGGTGGGGCTGCCCGAGGTGTCGGTCGGGGTGATCCCGGGCGGCGGCGGCACCCAGCTCCTGCCGCGCCGGGTGGGCGCCGCGCGCGCCGCCGAGCTGATCTTCTCCGCGCGCCGGGTGGCCGCCGCGGAGGCCCATGGGCTGGGCCTGGTGGACCGGCTGGCGGCGGAGGGCGCGGACCGGGCCGAGGCGCTGGAACTGGCCCGGGGCATCGCCGCCAACTCCCCGGTGGGCGTGCGGGCCGCCAAGAAGGCGCTGCGGCTGGGGCAGGGGCTGGATCTGCGGGCCGGTCTGGAGGTCGAGGACGCGGCGTGGCGGACGGTGGCCTTCTCCGGCGATCGCGCGGAGGGGGTTGCCGCGTTCAACGAGAAGAGGTCGCCTGACTGGCCGGGGGAGTGA
- a CDS encoding cytochrome P450, whose protein sequence is MTPLYDSSAQRPGALPPPGCPAHEGAGAEPLHAPEFGRDPFAVYRRLRETHGQLAPVELDRGVPAMLCLGYDTALEIMRRPETFSKDPRHWRARNEGVLPGTSYAPQVIRPRPQADFVDGEEHRRLRGAIDDCTGRIDSGALRNYVERIADSLIDQFCEAGETELIGTYCALVPVLVTSQLFGFQQQAMDPLLRGVVAFIDGSDPAGGDRAAAAALRELIGLKRREPGADITSWLIAHSARLTDEELVEQLLLLIGMVTGLVPGLIGNSLRVLLTDERFSGELMGGSMLVEDALDEVLWTDPPLANMGLYFPVHDTNLAGKRLRAGDAVMISFAATNRDALLRSPHKQGNRAHLAFGAGPHACPGRSSARLIASVALEKLLDRIPDLALAGDVEELKWLSGIFVRGVVSLPVRFAPVARPGGRRPGPPAGRPGERDPQDRRHEAPGMPQGMPQGAPPPPSIAPLSLPLATEGAAESGGEPLEGTDLEQQEEDGQKRSILLGFLNRWRRAR, encoded by the coding sequence GTGACCCCGCTTTACGATTCGAGTGCTCAGCGTCCGGGCGCCTTACCTCCGCCGGGCTGCCCCGCCCATGAGGGGGCCGGTGCAGAGCCGCTCCACGCGCCCGAGTTCGGAAGAGACCCCTTCGCGGTCTACCGGCGCCTGCGCGAGACCCACGGCCAGCTCGCGCCGGTGGAGCTGGACAGAGGCGTCCCGGCCATGTTGTGCCTGGGGTACGACACGGCGCTGGAGATCATGCGGCGCCCCGAGACCTTCTCCAAGGACCCCCGTCACTGGCGGGCCAGGAACGAGGGCGTGCTGCCCGGGACCAGCTATGCCCCGCAGGTCATCAGGCCCCGGCCACAGGCCGACTTCGTGGACGGCGAGGAGCACCGGCGGCTGCGCGGCGCCATCGATGACTGCACCGGCCGGATCGACTCCGGTGCGCTGCGGAACTATGTCGAGCGCATCGCCGACTCGCTGATCGACCAGTTCTGCGAGGCGGGCGAGACCGAGCTGATCGGGACGTACTGCGCACTGGTCCCGGTGCTCGTGACCAGCCAGCTCTTCGGCTTCCAGCAGCAGGCGATGGACCCGCTGCTGCGGGGCGTGGTGGCGTTCATCGACGGCTCGGATCCCGCGGGCGGGGACCGGGCCGCGGCCGCGGCGCTGCGCGAGCTGATCGGCCTCAAGCGGCGCGAGCCGGGCGCCGACATCACGTCCTGGCTGATCGCGCATTCGGCGCGGCTGACCGACGAGGAGCTGGTCGAGCAGCTTCTGCTGCTGATCGGGATGGTGACCGGGCTGGTGCCCGGCCTGATCGGCAACTCGCTGCGGGTGCTGCTCACCGACGAGCGGTTCTCGGGCGAGCTGATGGGCGGCAGCATGCTCGTCGAGGACGCCCTGGACGAGGTGCTCTGGACCGATCCGCCGCTCGCCAACATGGGGCTCTACTTCCCGGTCCATGACACCAACCTCGCCGGGAAGCGGCTGCGCGCGGGCGACGCCGTGATGATCAGCTTCGCGGCGACCAACCGGGACGCCCTGCTGAGGTCCCCGCACAAGCAGGGCAACCGGGCCCATCTGGCGTTCGGCGCGGGCCCCCACGCCTGCCCCGGCCGGAGCTCGGCCCGGCTGATCGCCTCCGTCGCACTGGAGAAGCTGCTGGACCGGATCCCGGACCTCGCGCTGGCCGGGGATGTCGAGGAGCTGAAGTGGCTGTCCGGGATCTTCGTACGGGGGGTGGTCTCCCTGCCGGTGCGGTTCGCCCCCGTCGCCAGGCCGGGGGGACGGCGCCCCGGCCCGCCCGCCGGCCGCCCTGGCGAGCGGGATCCGCAGGACCGGCGGCACGAGGCGCCGGGCATGCCGCAGGGGATGCCGCAGGGGGCGCCCCCGCCGCCGTCCATCGCGCCGCTCTCGCTGCCGCTCGCCACCGAGGGGGCGGCCGAGTCCGGAGGCGAGCCCCTGGAGGGGACGGACCTGGAGCAGCAGGAGGAGGACGGGCAGAAACGGTCGATCCTGCTGGGCTTCCTGAACCGGTGGCGGCGGGCCCGCTAG
- a CDS encoding adenylate cyclase, protein MTADDAGSGTAEEREAWDAAAPDGAVRDTGARESAAAEALDEAPEEAPEEALEEALEDEDQPDPIALRLEQLILGAERRYTPFQAARSAGVSVELATRFWRAMGFADIGQAKALTEADVLALRRLSGLVEAGLLSEPMAIQVARSTGQTSARLADWQIDSFLEGLTDPQETGMTRTEIAYPLVELLLPELEEFLVYVYRRQLAAATGRVVQAADDAEMVNRRLAVGFADLVSFTRLTRRLEEEELGELVEAFETTAADLVAAHGGRLIKTLGDEVLYAADDAGIAAEIGLRLIETLTHDETMPELRVGIAFGTVTTRMGDVFGTTVNLASRLTSIAPKNAVLVDGAFAEELSRTGDAPVSEAEAAEAAAAAEKEGEEPPSYRFALQPMWQRPVRGLGVVEPWLLSRRA, encoded by the coding sequence GTGACCGCCGACGACGCGGGTTCCGGCACGGCCGAGGAGCGCGAGGCGTGGGACGCCGCCGCGCCGGACGGGGCCGTACGGGACACCGGGGCGCGGGAGAGCGCCGCCGCGGAGGCCCTCGACGAGGCCCCCGAGGAGGCCCCCGAGGAGGCCCTCGAGGAGGCCCTCGAGGATGAGGACCAGCCGGATCCCATCGCGCTCCGGCTGGAGCAGCTCATCCTCGGCGCCGAGCGGCGCTACACCCCCTTCCAGGCCGCCCGCAGCGCGGGCGTCTCGGTCGAGCTGGCCACCCGCTTCTGGCGGGCCATGGGCTTCGCCGACATCGGCCAGGCCAAGGCGCTGACCGAGGCCGATGTCCTGGCGCTGCGCCGGCTGTCCGGTCTGGTGGAGGCCGGGCTGCTGAGCGAGCCGATGGCCATCCAGGTGGCGCGGTCCACCGGCCAGACCAGCGCCCGCCTCGCCGACTGGCAGATCGACTCGTTCCTGGAGGGGCTCACCGACCCCCAGGAGACCGGGATGACCCGGACCGAGATCGCGTATCCGCTGGTCGAGCTGTTGCTGCCGGAGCTGGAGGAGTTCCTGGTCTACGTCTACCGGCGCCAGCTCGCGGCCGCGACCGGCCGGGTGGTGCAGGCGGCGGACGACGCGGAGATGGTGAACCGTCGGCTGGCGGTCGGCTTCGCGGACCTGGTGAGCTTCACCCGGCTGACCCGGCGGCTGGAGGAGGAGGAGCTGGGCGAGCTGGTCGAGGCGTTCGAGACCACGGCCGCCGACCTGGTGGCGGCGCACGGCGGGCGGCTGATCAAGACGCTGGGCGACGAGGTGCTCTACGCGGCCGACGACGCGGGCATCGCCGCCGAGATCGGACTGCGCCTGATCGAGACGCTCACGCACGACGAGACGATGCCGGAGCTGCGGGTCGGGATCGCGTTCGGCACGGTCACGACCCGCATGGGAGACGTGTTCGGGACGACGGTGAACCTGGCGAGCCGGCTGACGTCCATAGCCCCCAAGAACGCGGTCCTGGTGGACGGCGCGTTCGCGGAGGAGCTGAGCCGCACCGGGGACGCCCCGGTGTCGGAGGCGGAGGCCGCGGAGGCGGCCGCCGCGGCGGAGAAGGAGGGCGAGGAGCCGCCCTCGTACCGGTTCGCGCTCCAGCCGATGTGGCAGCGGCCGGTGCGTGGTCTGGGGGTCGTGGAGCCGTGGCTGCTGAGCCGTCGCGCATGA
- a CDS encoding biotin--acetyl-CoA-carboxylase ligase, which translates to MTPSDTSGGPGDGPGRWSDLERPPLNATALRRGLVLPGGLWTEFEVVQATGSTNTDLVTRARAGAPEGAVLVAEEQTAGRGRLDRAWTAPARSGLFFSILLRPADAGVPTERWGWLPLLAGVASAGALSRTAGVDTALKWPNDLLVTVAGEERKFGGILAERAGDAVVIGMGLNVSLRAGELPVPTAGSLALADAISTDRDPLLRAVLRSIAEWYGEWCRFEGDPGASGLQESYAAGCATLGRQVRAELPGGRERVGEAVAVDGDGRLVLATEGGVQEPVSAGDIVHLRSVPREE; encoded by the coding sequence ATGACGCCTTCTGACACCTCAGGCGGCCCAGGTGACGGGCCCGGCCGCTGGTCCGATCTTGAGCGGCCCCCGCTGAACGCCACCGCGCTGCGCCGGGGGCTGGTGCTCCCCGGCGGGCTGTGGACCGAGTTCGAGGTGGTGCAGGCGACCGGCTCGACCAATACGGATCTGGTCACCCGGGCCCGGGCCGGAGCCCCCGAGGGCGCGGTGCTCGTCGCCGAGGAGCAGACCGCGGGGCGCGGCCGGCTCGACCGCGCCTGGACGGCCCCGGCCAGGTCCGGGCTCTTCTTCTCCATCCTGCTACGGCCCGCCGACGCCGGCGTGCCCACCGAGCGCTGGGGCTGGCTGCCGCTGCTCGCCGGGGTCGCGAGCGCCGGGGCGCTCAGCCGCACGGCGGGCGTGGACACCGCGCTGAAGTGGCCGAACGACCTGCTGGTGACGGTCGCGGGCGAGGAGCGGAAGTTCGGCGGGATCCTCGCCGAGCGGGCCGGGGACGCGGTGGTCATCGGCATGGGGCTGAACGTTTCGCTACGCGCCGGTGAGCTTCCGGTGCCCACCGCCGGGTCGCTGGCCCTGGCCGACGCCATCTCCACCGACCGCGATCCGCTGCTGCGGGCCGTGCTGCGCTCGATCGCGGAGTGGTACGGGGAGTGGTGCCGCTTCGAGGGCGACCCCGGCGCGAGCGGCCTCCAGGAGAGCTACGCGGCGGGCTGTGCGACCCTCGGGCGGCAGGTGCGCGCCGAGCTTCCGGGCGGCCGGGAGCGGGTCGGCGAGGCGGTCGCGGTCGACGGCGACGGGCGGCTGGTTCTGGCCACCGAGGGCGGGGTTCAGGAGCCGGTCTCCGCCGGGGACATCGTGCATCTACGCTCCGTACCGAGGGAGGAATGA
- a CDS encoding methylmalonyl-CoA carboxyltransferase, producing MSEPEIAPEIPDRHTTAGKLADLQRRIEEATHAGSARAVEKQHAKGKLTARERIGLLLDEGSFTELDEFARHRSTNFGIEQNRPYGDGVVTGYGTVDGRPVAVFSQDFTVFGGALGEVFGEKIVKVMDFALKTGCPVIGINDSGGARIQEGVVSLGMYGEIFRRNTHASGVIPQISLVVGPCAGGAVYSPAITDFTVMIDQTSHMFITGPDVIKTVTGEDVGFEELGGARTHNTTSGVAHYLAGDEKDGIEYVKALLAYLPSNNLSEPPAFADEADLEVSDEDREMDTLIPDSANQPYDVHKAIEHVLDDNEFLETQALFAPNIITGFGRVEGHPVGIVANQPMQLAGCLDIDASEKAARFVRTCDAFNVPVLTFVDVPGFLPGTDQEYNGIIRRGAKLIFAYAEATVPLITVITRKAFGGAYDVMGSKHLGADLNLAWPTAQIAVMGAQGAVNILHRRTIAASDDPETTRTELIADYEDTLLNPYIAAERGYVDAVIMPSETRRHIVRGLRTLRNKRESLPPKKHGNIPL from the coding sequence ATGTCCGAGCCGGAGATCGCCCCCGAGATTCCAGACCGTCACACCACCGCGGGGAAGCTCGCGGATCTGCAGCGCCGTATCGAAGAGGCGACCCATGCGGGGTCCGCGCGCGCGGTGGAGAAGCAGCACGCCAAGGGCAAGCTGACCGCGCGCGAGCGCATCGGCCTCCTCCTGGACGAGGGGTCCTTCACCGAGCTCGACGAGTTCGCCCGGCACCGTTCGACCAACTTCGGCATCGAGCAGAACCGCCCCTACGGCGACGGGGTCGTCACCGGCTACGGCACGGTCGACGGCCGCCCGGTGGCCGTGTTCTCCCAGGACTTCACGGTCTTCGGCGGGGCGCTCGGGGAGGTGTTCGGCGAGAAGATCGTCAAGGTCATGGACTTCGCGCTGAAGACCGGCTGCCCGGTCATCGGCATCAACGACTCCGGCGGCGCCCGCATCCAGGAGGGCGTGGTCTCACTCGGCATGTACGGCGAGATCTTCCGCCGCAACACCCATGCCTCCGGAGTGATCCCGCAGATCAGCCTGGTCGTGGGCCCGTGCGCGGGCGGGGCGGTCTACTCCCCGGCGATCACCGACTTCACGGTGATGATCGACCAGACCTCGCACATGTTCATCACCGGCCCCGACGTGATCAAGACGGTCACCGGTGAGGACGTCGGCTTCGAGGAGCTGGGCGGCGCCCGGACGCACAACACCACCTCCGGTGTCGCGCACTACCTGGCCGGGGACGAGAAGGACGGCATCGAGTACGTCAAGGCCCTGCTGGCCTACCTCCCCTCCAACAACCTCTCCGAGCCCCCGGCCTTCGCCGACGAGGCCGATCTGGAGGTCTCGGACGAGGACCGGGAGATGGACACGCTCATCCCGGACTCGGCGAACCAGCCGTACGACGTGCACAAGGCCATCGAGCACGTCCTGGACGACAACGAGTTCCTGGAGACGCAGGCGCTCTTCGCGCCCAACATCATCACCGGCTTCGGCCGGGTCGAGGGCCATCCGGTGGGCATCGTCGCCAACCAGCCCATGCAGCTCGCCGGCTGTCTGGACATCGACGCCTCCGAGAAGGCCGCACGCTTCGTGCGCACCTGCGACGCGTTCAACGTGCCCGTGCTGACCTTCGTGGACGTGCCCGGCTTCCTGCCCGGCACCGACCAGGAGTACAACGGCATCATCCGCCGCGGCGCCAAGCTGATCTTCGCCTACGCGGAGGCCACCGTCCCGCTGATCACGGTCATCACCCGCAAGGCGTTCGGCGGCGCCTACGACGTCATGGGCTCCAAGCATCTGGGCGCGGACCTCAACCTGGCCTGGCCCACCGCACAGATCGCGGTCATGGGCGCCCAGGGCGCGGTCAACATCCTCCACCGGCGCACCATCGCCGCCTCCGACGACCCGGAGACCACCCGCACCGAGCTGATCGCGGACTACGAGGACACCCTGCTGAATCCGTATATCGCGGCCGAGCGAGGGTATGTGGATGCTGTGATCATGCCGTCCGAGACCCGCCGCCACATCGTCCGCGGACTGAGGACCCTGCGGAACAAGCGCGAGTCGCTGCCCCCCAAGAAGCACGGCAACATCCCCCTCTAG